A single Mycolicibacterium cosmeticum DNA region contains:
- a CDS encoding lysylphosphatidylglycerol synthase transmembrane domain-containing protein, with protein MSHDDAPTSRDHDEARPQDGRPRGKYWWVRWVVIAIAVVVLTVELVLVWDQLAKAWKSLLSANWWWVLAAVVAAMASMHSFAQIQRTLLRSAGVQVRQWRSEAAFYAGNALSTTLPGGPVLSATFVYRQQRIWGASPVVASWQLVMSGVLQVVGLALLGLGGAFLLGASKNPLSLIFTLGGFVALLLLAQTVAANPQQIDGIGVRLLSWVNSVRGRPADTGLTKWRKMLAQLESVSLSRRALSNAFSWSMFNWIADVACLAFAAYAAGGHPSLAGLTVAYAAARAVGSIPLMPGGLLVVEAVLVPGLVSSGMTLAQAISAMLIYRLVSWIFISAIGWVVFFFMFRTEVDLDPDVEALTVTPEPENPRRSES; from the coding sequence GTGTCGCACGACGACGCGCCGACGAGCCGCGACCACGACGAGGCCCGCCCACAGGACGGCCGCCCCCGCGGCAAGTACTGGTGGGTGCGCTGGGTCGTCATCGCGATCGCCGTCGTGGTGCTCACCGTCGAACTGGTCCTGGTCTGGGATCAGCTGGCCAAGGCGTGGAAGAGCCTGCTGTCGGCGAACTGGTGGTGGGTGCTGGCGGCGGTGGTCGCCGCGATGGCCTCGATGCACAGTTTCGCCCAGATCCAGCGCACGCTGTTGCGCTCGGCCGGGGTGCAGGTGCGGCAGTGGCGCTCCGAGGCGGCGTTCTACGCCGGCAACGCGTTGTCGACGACGCTGCCCGGCGGCCCGGTGCTCTCGGCCACGTTCGTCTACCGCCAGCAGCGCATCTGGGGCGCGTCGCCGGTGGTGGCGTCCTGGCAGCTGGTGATGTCCGGGGTACTGCAAGTGGTCGGCCTGGCCCTGCTCGGCCTGGGCGGGGCGTTCCTGCTGGGCGCCAGCAAGAACCCGCTGTCGTTGATCTTCACCCTGGGCGGTTTCGTCGCGCTGCTGCTGCTGGCGCAGACGGTCGCGGCCAACCCACAGCAGATCGACGGGATCGGGGTGCGGTTGCTGTCCTGGGTCAATTCGGTGCGCGGCCGCCCGGCCGATACCGGGCTGACGAAGTGGCGCAAAATGCTCGCCCAGCTGGAATCGGTGAGTCTGAGCCGGCGGGCGCTGAGCAACGCGTTCAGCTGGTCGATGTTCAACTGGATCGCCGATGTCGCGTGCCTGGCCTTCGCCGCCTACGCCGCCGGCGGCCACCCGTCGCTGGCCGGCCTGACGGTGGCCTACGCGGCGGCCCGCGCCGTCGGCTCCATCCCGCTGATGCCGGGTGGCCTGCTGGTGGTGGAGGCGGTCCTGGTTCCCGGCCTGGTGTCGAGTGGAATGACTCTGGCCCAGGCGATTTCGGCCATGCTGATCTATCGCCTGGTCAGCTGGATCTTCATCTCGGCGATCGGCTGGGTGGTGTTCTTCTTCATGTTCCGCACCGAGGTGGACCTCGACCCCGACGTCGAAGCGCTGACCGTCACACCCGA
- a CDS encoding AI-2E family transporter, with the protein MTLIPSADPVADESVSPLVRKAAAWSWRLLVIGAAVVALLWVITHLELIFVPVALAAMMAALLLPAVDLLHARRVPRGAAVATVILGAIAVVGGIMTFVVSQFISGAPDLVEQVTRSIDGLRVWLIEGPAHLSKDQIDHAGDSVITALRENQAKLTSGALSTAGTITEIVTGALLVLFTLIFLLNGGRDIFAFVTKIFPVTVRDRVRDAGRAGFRSLIGYVRATCLVALVDAVGIGTGLAIMGVPLALPLASLVFLGAFVPLVGAVLTGGIAVIVALIAKGWVYALITLGLIIAVQQLEAHVLQPIVMGRAVSVHPLAVVLAIAGGGVLAGIVGALLAVPIVAVLNSAVRVLLAPDPATEEALLAAETPAVRSDPDLDPDTDSG; encoded by the coding sequence ATGACCCTGATACCCAGTGCCGACCCCGTGGCCGACGAATCGGTCAGCCCACTGGTCCGTAAGGCGGCCGCCTGGTCGTGGCGGCTGCTCGTCATCGGCGCTGCGGTGGTTGCGCTGCTGTGGGTGATCACCCACCTGGAACTGATCTTCGTGCCGGTGGCGCTGGCCGCCATGATGGCCGCGTTGCTGCTGCCCGCGGTGGACCTGCTGCACGCACGCCGGGTGCCGCGCGGCGCCGCGGTGGCCACCGTGATCCTCGGTGCGATCGCCGTGGTGGGCGGCATCATGACCTTCGTCGTGAGCCAATTCATCAGTGGCGCACCGGATCTCGTCGAGCAGGTGACGCGCAGCATCGACGGGTTGCGGGTCTGGCTGATCGAGGGTCCCGCCCACCTGAGCAAGGACCAGATCGACCACGCCGGCGACTCGGTCATCACCGCGCTGCGGGAGAACCAGGCCAAACTGACCAGCGGTGCGCTGTCCACCGCGGGCACCATCACCGAGATCGTCACCGGCGCCCTGCTGGTGCTGTTCACGCTGATCTTCCTGCTCAACGGCGGCCGCGACATCTTCGCCTTCGTCACCAAGATCTTCCCGGTGACGGTGCGCGACCGGGTCCGCGACGCCGGGCGGGCGGGGTTCCGCTCCCTGATCGGCTACGTGCGGGCCACCTGCCTGGTGGCACTGGTGGACGCCGTCGGCATCGGCACCGGCCTGGCCATCATGGGGGTGCCGCTGGCGTTACCCCTGGCGTCGCTGGTGTTCCTCGGCGCGTTCGTGCCCCTGGTGGGTGCGGTGCTGACCGGCGGCATCGCGGTGATCGTCGCGTTGATCGCCAAGGGCTGGGTGTACGCCCTGATCACCCTGGGCCTCATCATCGCGGTGCAACAGCTGGAAGCGCATGTGCTGCAACCGATCGTGATGGGCCGCGCGGTCTCGGTGCACCCGCTGGCGGTGGTGCTGGCCATCGCCGGCGGCGGTGTGCTGGCCGGCATCGTCGGTGCGCTGCTGGCCGTGCCGATCGTCGCGGTGCTCAACAGCGCCGTGCGGGTGCTGCTGGCGCCCGACCCGGCCACCGAGGAAGCCCTGCTCGCGGCGGAAACTCCGGCCGTGCGGTCCGATCCGGACCTCGACCCCGATACCGACTCCGGTTAG
- a CDS encoding MMPL family transporter, whose product MFAWWGRTVYRFRYIVIGVMVALCLGGGVFGASLGQHVTQSGFYNEGSESVQASLLSDEVYGRDRTSHVVAILTPPDDKKVTDKDWQKKVVGELDQVVKDHPDQIVGWVGWLKAPDTTDPTVNQMKTQDLRHTFVSIPLKGDDDDTILKNYQTVQPDLEKINGGDIKLAGLNPLASELTGTIGTDQARAEVVIIPLVAVVLFFVFGGAVAAALPAIIGGLTIGGALGILRLTAEFGPVHYFAQPVVTMMGFGIAIDYGLFIVSRFREELAEGYDVEAAVRRSIMTSGRTVAFSAVIIVASILPLLLIPLGFLKSITYAVIASVLLAALLSNTVLPAVLGILGTNVDALGVRTLLRVPFLANWPFSRKIIDWFIEKTQKTKTREEVEKGFWGKLVNVVMKRPIAFAAPILIIMTLLVIPIGQLALGGLSEKYLPPDNPVRMAQQQFDEEFSSFRTEPLTLVIKSDNGDPVTDQQLATVRAEAQTVSGFAGTDNPSKMWQERSAQESGSKDPSVRVIQNGLVDNSTAPKKIEELRALTPPRGTTILVGGTQALAQDSILTLFDKLPLIAVILVITTTILMFLAFGSLVLPIKAALMSALTLGSTMGILTWMFVEGGHGSGLFNYTPQPLLAPMIGLIIAVIWGLSTDYEVFLVSRMVEARERGLSTAEAIRIGTATTGRLITGAALVLAVVVAAFAFSDLVVMKYLAFGLLIALLLDATVIRMFLVPAIMKLLGDDCWWAPQWMKRVQQRIGLGEVELPDERKRPTVRDPNEPAPDPAALVGAGAPMQALPAHDPTHPAPAAPAGGRPPVPPVRPAGPSAAGTTRIPTTGAPAPEPPTTRFAAQPDSPATVAIDAARNAVNAAGTERTRRGEPSRDKREIESWLGDLRSGGSSAPPPRPSAQPTVAMGDPAGNAPTTAIPTQRDADATEKLDTSKIRDTEAGDDAPTRRSGGLSAADLLRREGRL is encoded by the coding sequence GTGTTCGCCTGGTGGGGTCGAACGGTGTACCGATTCCGATACATAGTGATCGGTGTCATGGTCGCACTGTGCCTTGGTGGCGGCGTGTTCGGGGCGAGCCTCGGTCAGCATGTCACCCAGAGCGGTTTCTACAACGAGGGCAGCGAATCGGTGCAGGCCTCGCTGCTCAGCGACGAGGTGTACGGCCGTGACCGGACCAGCCACGTCGTCGCGATCCTGACGCCGCCGGATGACAAGAAGGTCACCGACAAGGACTGGCAGAAGAAGGTCGTCGGGGAACTGGACCAGGTGGTCAAGGACCACCCCGATCAGATCGTCGGCTGGGTCGGCTGGCTCAAGGCCCCCGACACCACCGATCCGACCGTCAACCAGATGAAGACGCAGGATCTTCGGCACACCTTCGTCAGCATTCCGCTCAAGGGCGACGACGACGACACCATCCTGAAGAACTACCAGACGGTGCAGCCCGACCTGGAGAAGATCAATGGCGGCGATATCAAACTCGCCGGCCTGAACCCGCTGGCCAGCGAGCTGACCGGGACCATCGGCACCGACCAGGCCCGCGCCGAGGTGGTCATCATCCCGTTGGTGGCGGTGGTGCTGTTCTTCGTGTTCGGCGGCGCCGTGGCGGCCGCGCTGCCCGCCATCATCGGTGGCCTGACCATCGGCGGTGCGCTGGGCATCCTGCGGCTGACCGCGGAATTCGGCCCGGTGCATTACTTCGCCCAGCCCGTCGTGACGATGATGGGCTTCGGTATCGCCATCGACTACGGCCTGTTCATCGTGAGCCGGTTCCGGGAGGAACTCGCCGAGGGCTACGACGTCGAAGCCGCGGTCCGCAGATCGATCATGACGTCGGGGCGCACGGTGGCGTTCTCCGCGGTCATCATCGTGGCGTCGATCCTGCCGCTGCTGCTGATCCCGCTCGGCTTCCTGAAATCCATCACCTACGCCGTGATCGCCTCGGTGCTGCTGGCCGCTTTGCTGTCGAACACCGTGCTGCCCGCCGTCCTCGGCATCCTGGGCACCAATGTCGACGCGCTCGGGGTGCGCACCCTGCTGCGGGTGCCGTTCCTGGCCAACTGGCCGTTCTCCCGCAAGATCATCGACTGGTTCATCGAGAAGACCCAGAAGACCAAGACCCGGGAAGAGGTCGAGAAGGGCTTCTGGGGCAAGTTGGTCAATGTCGTGATGAAGCGGCCCATCGCGTTCGCCGCCCCGATCCTGATCATCATGACCCTGCTGGTGATCCCGATCGGCCAACTGGCCCTCGGCGGTCTGAGCGAGAAGTACCTGCCGCCCGACAACCCGGTGCGGATGGCCCAGCAACAGTTCGACGAGGAATTCTCCAGCTTCCGTACCGAACCGCTGACCTTGGTGATCAAGTCCGACAACGGCGACCCGGTCACCGATCAGCAGCTGGCCACCGTGCGCGCCGAGGCGCAGACCGTCTCCGGGTTCGCCGGCACCGACAACCCGTCGAAGATGTGGCAGGAACGCTCGGCGCAGGAGAGCGGATCCAAGGACCCGTCGGTCCGGGTGATCCAGAACGGTCTGGTCGACAACAGCACCGCGCCCAAGAAGATCGAGGAACTGCGGGCGCTGACGCCTCCGCGGGGCACCACGATCCTCGTCGGCGGCACCCAGGCACTGGCCCAGGACAGCATCCTGACGCTGTTCGACAAACTGCCGCTGATCGCGGTGATCCTGGTGATCACCACGACCATCCTGATGTTCCTGGCGTTCGGATCGCTGGTGCTCCCGATCAAGGCCGCGTTGATGAGCGCCCTGACGCTCGGATCGACGATGGGCATCCTGACGTGGATGTTCGTCGAGGGCGGGCACGGCTCCGGGCTGTTCAACTACACCCCGCAGCCCCTACTGGCTCCGATGATCGGCCTGATCATCGCCGTCATCTGGGGTCTGTCGACCGACTACGAGGTGTTCCTGGTGTCCCGGATGGTGGAGGCCCGCGAGCGCGGCCTGTCCACCGCGGAGGCCATCCGCATCGGCACCGCCACCACCGGCCGGCTCATCACCGGCGCCGCGCTGGTGTTGGCCGTGGTGGTCGCGGCATTCGCGTTCTCCGACCTGGTGGTGATGAAGTACCTGGCCTTCGGCCTGCTCATCGCGCTGTTGCTGGACGCCACCGTCATCCGGATGTTCCTGGTGCCCGCGATCATGAAGCTGCTGGGCGACGACTGCTGGTGGGCACCGCAGTGGATGAAGCGGGTGCAGCAGCGCATCGGGCTGGGCGAGGTGGAGCTGCCCGACGAGCGCAAACGGCCCACCGTGCGCGACCCGAACGAGCCGGCCCCGGACCCGGCCGCGCTGGTCGGCGCCGGCGCCCCGATGCAGGCACTGCCCGCCCACGATCCCACCCACCCGGCGCCGGCCGCGCCCGCCGGTGGCCGGCCCCCGGTCCCGCCGGTGCGCCCGGCCGGACCGTCGGCCGCGGGCACGACGCGGATCCCCACCACCGGTGCCCCCGCGCCCGAGCCGCCCACCACGCGGTTCGCCGCACAGCCGGACTCGCCGGCGACCGTGGCCATCGACGCGGCCCGCAACGCGGTCAACGCCGCCGGTACCGAGCGGACCCGCCGTGGTGAGCCCAGCCGGGACAAGCGCGAGATCGAGTCGTGGCTCGGTGACCTGCGCAGCGGCGGCAGCAGCGCGCCGCCGCCGCGGCCGTCGGCGCAGCCCACGGTCGCGATGGGCGACCCGGCCGGCAACGCCCCGACCACTGCCATCCCGACGCAGCGGGATGCGGATGCCACCGAGAAGCTGGACACCTCCAAGATCCGCGACACCGAGGCCGGTGACGACGCACCGACTCGCCGCAGCGGTGGGCTCAGCGCCGCCGATCTGCTGCGCCGCGAGGGCCGGCTCTAA
- a CDS encoding NYN domain-containing protein has product MSIATDIPAVPEISAPAEEVHAPEIRKVLLVWDAPNLDMGLGSILGGRPTAAHRPRFDALGRWLLQRTADISATAAPAPDTGTDAQPEVLVEPEATVFTNIAPGSADVVRPWVEALRNVGFAVFAKPKIDEDSDVDSDMLSHIALRRSEGLAGLVVASADGQAFRAPLEEIAHDGVPVQVLGFREHASWALASDTLEFVDLEDIAGVFREPLPRIGLDSLPEQGAWLQPFRPLSALLTSRL; this is encoded by the coding sequence ATGAGCATCGCAACCGACATTCCGGCGGTACCCGAGATCTCGGCACCGGCCGAGGAGGTGCACGCTCCGGAGATCCGGAAGGTGCTGCTGGTCTGGGATGCGCCCAACCTGGACATGGGGCTGGGTTCCATCCTCGGGGGCCGGCCGACGGCCGCGCACCGCCCGCGGTTCGACGCCCTGGGCCGCTGGTTGCTGCAGCGCACCGCCGACATCTCCGCCACCGCGGCGCCCGCGCCGGACACCGGGACCGACGCCCAGCCCGAAGTTCTGGTGGAGCCGGAAGCCACCGTCTTCACCAACATCGCCCCTGGTAGCGCCGATGTCGTCCGCCCCTGGGTGGAGGCACTGCGTAACGTGGGCTTCGCGGTTTTCGCCAAACCCAAGATCGATGAAGACAGCGACGTCGACAGCGACATGCTCAGCCACATCGCGCTCCGCCGGAGCGAGGGCCTGGCCGGGCTGGTGGTGGCATCGGCCGACGGTCAGGCGTTCCGGGCGCCGCTGGAAGAGATAGCTCACGACGGCGTTCCGGTGCAGGTGCTCGGATTTCGCGAACATGCCAGTTGGGCGTTAGCGTCGGATACCTTGGAGTTTGTCGACCTGGAGGACATCGCAGGTGTCTTCCGGGAGCCGCTACCGCGAATCGGCCTTGATTCGCTGCCCGAGCAGGGCGCTTGGCTGCAGCCCTTCCGGCCGCTGTCCGCGCTTTTGACCTCGCGCTTATAG
- the trmB gene encoding tRNA (guanosine(46)-N7)-methyltransferase TrmB, whose translation MSDDGPMHAQSQEAGHELSDSGISGRSTTDGPQDAPEQKHHHRRVSSFRNRRSTLSGTQQELWERRWPEIGAEARDAAGRPLTRDIAQWFGRRAPVVLEIGCGTGVSTLAMAVEEPHLDVVAVEVYRRGLAQLLGAIDRNDVTNIRLIRGDGVDVLEHIFGTASLTGVRIFFPDPWPKARHHKRRLLQPETVALIADRLVPGGVLHAATDHAEYAEHIAEVGDAEPRLRRVADTAAGALPISVRRPETKYEGKGLQAGRDIAELVWVRTHGMTE comes from the coding sequence ATGAGCGACGATGGACCGATGCATGCCCAGAGCCAGGAAGCCGGCCACGAGCTGTCGGATTCAGGCATCTCGGGCCGGAGCACAACGGACGGTCCGCAGGACGCCCCCGAGCAGAAACACCATCACCGGCGGGTCAGCAGCTTCCGCAACCGGCGCTCGACCCTCAGCGGCACCCAGCAGGAGTTGTGGGAGCGGCGCTGGCCCGAGATCGGGGCCGAGGCCCGCGACGCCGCCGGCCGGCCGCTGACCCGCGATATCGCGCAGTGGTTCGGGCGCCGGGCCCCGGTGGTGCTGGAGATCGGCTGCGGTACCGGCGTCTCGACGCTGGCCATGGCCGTGGAGGAGCCGCATCTGGACGTGGTGGCCGTGGAGGTCTACCGGCGGGGGCTGGCCCAGCTGCTGGGTGCCATCGACCGCAACGACGTCACCAACATCCGGCTGATCCGCGGCGACGGTGTCGACGTGCTGGAGCACATCTTCGGTACGGCGTCGTTGACCGGCGTGCGGATCTTCTTCCCGGACCCGTGGCCCAAGGCCCGCCATCACAAGCGCCGGTTGCTGCAACCCGAGACGGTGGCGCTGATCGCCGACCGGTTGGTGCCAGGCGGCGTGCTGCACGCCGCCACCGATCACGCCGAGTACGCCGAACACATCGCCGAGGTGGGCGACGCCGAGCCGAGGCTGCGCCGCGTCGCCGACACCGCCGCCGGCGCGTTGCCGATCTCGGTCCGGCGACCCGAGACCAAGTACGAAGGCAAGGGTTTGCAGGCCGGCCGCGATATCGCCGAGCTGGTGTGGGTACGTACCCATGGAATGACGGAGTGA